The following coding sequences are from one Sphingomonadaceae bacterium OTU29LAMAA1 window:
- the yidC gene encoding membrane protein insertase YidC — MNKERQNFVLFAVIAALILFAWPLIQGKFFPVANPPVTKIVNGKSQPIPARTSADPTADAPGAVRNRQVVLGESPRVRISTPTLQGSINLKGARIDDLVLVKYKETIAKDSPPIRLLSPAGAPEAYFAGFGWRDDGLKPPAADAVWTASSQLLAPGRPMTLTAANATGQRFAIELTVDDQYMFTVKQTVQNGGGAPVPVAPYGYVNRVGVSKDPGTWQIHTGPMSVHGGGADYGVKFDELDEAPVKFTTTAGWLGFTDKYWLTALVPDQSAQFDGQFRSGANKAYQADYAFAPKLLPAGRALTQTSRFFAGAKEVKALQHYENDAGVAKLDKAIDWGWFEIVEKPIFTYLDWLFRMVGNFGVAIILLTVTIRGLMFPIAQRQFASMAKMRAIQPKMKAIQERFKDDKPRMQQEVMGLYKTEKVNPVAGCLPTLLQIPIFYALYKVLMLTIEMRHQPFVAWIKDLSAPDPLTPLNLFGYLHFTPPHMIAIGVVPIILGISMYFQFKMNPAPMDDTQKQVFAIIPWVLMFVMASYPVGLQVYWIASNFLAILQQRVLYARHPDLKTAPAK; from the coding sequence TTGAACAAAGAACGCCAGAATTTCGTCCTGTTCGCGGTCATCGCCGCGCTGATCCTGTTCGCGTGGCCGCTGATCCAGGGCAAGTTCTTCCCCGTCGCGAACCCGCCGGTGACGAAGATCGTCAACGGCAAGTCGCAGCCGATTCCGGCGCGGACTTCCGCCGATCCGACCGCCGACGCGCCGGGTGCGGTACGCAACCGTCAGGTCGTGCTCGGTGAATCGCCACGTGTCCGCATCAGCACGCCGACGCTGCAAGGCTCGATCAACCTCAAGGGCGCGCGCATCGACGACCTCGTGCTGGTCAAGTACAAGGAAACGATCGCCAAGGATTCGCCGCCGATACGCCTGCTGTCGCCGGCCGGCGCGCCCGAGGCGTATTTCGCGGGGTTCGGCTGGCGCGACGACGGCCTGAAGCCGCCCGCCGCCGATGCCGTCTGGACCGCCTCGTCGCAGCTGCTCGCCCCCGGTCGCCCGATGACGCTGACCGCCGCCAACGCGACCGGACAGCGGTTCGCGATCGAACTGACGGTCGACGACCAGTATATGTTCACCGTCAAGCAGACGGTGCAGAACGGCGGCGGCGCACCGGTGCCGGTCGCACCCTATGGCTACGTCAATCGCGTCGGCGTGTCGAAGGACCCCGGCACGTGGCAGATCCACACCGGCCCGATGTCGGTCCATGGCGGCGGTGCCGATTACGGCGTCAAGTTCGACGAGCTGGACGAGGCGCCCGTCAAGTTCACGACGACGGCAGGCTGGCTCGGCTTCACCGACAAATACTGGCTGACCGCACTCGTCCCCGACCAGTCGGCGCAGTTCGACGGCCAGTTCCGCAGCGGCGCCAACAAGGCGTATCAGGCCGATTATGCCTTCGCTCCAAAGCTGCTGCCGGCCGGTCGGGCATTGACCCAGACCAGTCGCTTCTTCGCGGGCGCGAAGGAAGTGAAGGCGCTTCAGCATTATGAGAACGACGCCGGCGTCGCCAAGCTCGACAAGGCGATCGACTGGGGCTGGTTCGAAATCGTCGAAAAGCCGATCTTCACCTATCTCGACTGGCTGTTCCGCATGGTCGGCAACTTCGGCGTCGCGATCATCCTGCTGACGGTGACGATCCGAGGCCTCATGTTCCCGATCGCACAGCGCCAGTTCGCCAGCATGGCCAAGATGCGGGCGATCCAGCCGAAGATGAAGGCGATCCAGGAGCGCTTCAAGGACGACAAGCCGCGCATGCAGCAGGAGGTGATGGGCCTCTACAAGACCGAAAAGGTCAATCCCGTCGCCGGCTGTCTGCCCACCCTGCTTCAGATCCCGATCTTCTATGCGCTGTACAAGGTGCTGATGCTGACGATCGAAATGCGGCACCAGCCGTTCGTCGCGTGGATCAAGGATCTGTCCGCGCCCGATCCGCTGACGCCGCTCAACCTGTTCGGCTATCTGCACTTCACCCCGCCGCACATGATCGCGATCGGCGTCGTGCCGATCATCCTCGGCATCTCGATGTACTTCCAGTTCAAGATGAACCCGGCGCCGATGGACGACACCCAGAAGCAGGTGTTCGCGATCATCCCGTGGGTGCTGATGTTCGTCATGGCGAGCTACCCGGTCGGCCTGCAGGTCTACTGGATCGCGTCGAACTTCCTCGCGATCCTGCAACAGCGGGTGCTGTACGCCCGCCACCCCGACCTCAAGACGGCGCCCGCGAAGTGA
- the yidD gene encoding membrane protein insertion efficiency factor YidD, with protein sequence MIAKLLILIARGWQLGPSAVMPPTCRYQPSCSAYAITALRRYGAAKGGWLAAKRIARCHPWGGYGPDPVP encoded by the coding sequence GTGATCGCGAAGCTGCTGATCCTGATCGCGCGCGGCTGGCAATTGGGGCCATCGGCGGTGATGCCGCCCACCTGCCGCTATCAGCCATCCTGTTCCGCCTATGCAATCACCGCCCTTCGCCGCTATGGCGCGGCAAAGGGCGGATGGTTGGCGGCGAAGCGGATTGCGCGCTGTCATCCCTGGGGCGGGTACGGACCCGATCCCGTCCCTTGA
- the rnpA gene encoding ribonuclease P protein component — protein sequence MPGFVLLVRDRDDGDPAMRVGFTVTKKVGNAVVRNRMKRRLRALARELLPVGGIRGADHVLIGRDGGIERDHAALKAELGKALAKITRGESAPARPRPPRKPKR from the coding sequence ATGCCGGGATTCGTCCTGCTGGTGCGCGACCGCGACGATGGTGACCCCGCGATGCGCGTCGGTTTCACCGTCACCAAGAAAGTGGGCAACGCCGTCGTCCGGAACCGCATGAAACGGCGGTTGCGGGCGTTGGCGCGTGAGCTGTTGCCGGTCGGCGGCATTCGCGGTGCGGATCACGTGCTGATCGGCCGCGACGGTGGCATCGAGCGCGATCATGCGGCGCTGAAGGCCGAACTCGGCAAGGCGTTGGCCAAGATCACCCGCGGCGAAAGCGCTCCCGCCCGTCCGCGTCCACCGCGAAAGCCGAAACGGTGA
- the rpmH gene encoding 50S ribosomal protein L34, with protein MKRTFQPSNLVRARRHGFRSRMATVGGRAVIRARRARGRKKLSA; from the coding sequence ATGAAGCGGACCTTTCAGCCGAGCAACCTGGTGCGTGCACGTCGCCACGGCTTCCGCTCGCGGATGGCGACGGTCGGCGGCCGTGCGGTGATCCGCGCTCGTCGCGCCCGCGGCCGCAAGAAGCTGTCGGCGTAA
- a CDS encoding helix-turn-helix domain-containing protein, producing MLESINLDECERVILRPPKPRKYNNIQRELARAEIFRAEPGTTFVFYDLSTLAYSANDLSDLFERCLSRDIHLEFSKEDILLSNGHNLSLLRIASTIYDNLETDLEKESGEEEDLLIESRRRKQDFRTFRKGRKRALTVQQAQEAAELYLENGTPVAEISQRFGTSQPTIYRVIMDHRLGRAPRDRIAPEEE from the coding sequence ATGCTAGAATCGATCAACCTAGATGAATGCGAGCGCGTAATCCTGCGTCCGCCCAAGCCAAGAAAATACAATAACATTCAGCGCGAACTAGCTCGAGCTGAGATATTTCGTGCAGAACCTGGAACAACTTTTGTATTTTACGATCTTTCTACGCTCGCTTACTCAGCAAATGATTTATCAGATCTTTTTGAAAGATGCCTTTCTCGTGATATACACTTAGAGTTTTCAAAAGAAGATATTTTATTGTCAAACGGTCATAATCTATCTCTACTAAGGATAGCTTCTACTATATACGATAACTTGGAAACCGACCTTGAAAAAGAGTCTGGTGAAGAGGAGGATCTGCTGATCGAGAGTCGTCGACGTAAGCAAGACTTTCGCACATTTCGGAAAGGTCGCAAACGGGCTTTAACTGTTCAACAAGCGCAGGAAGCCGCAGAGCTATATCTGGAAAATGGTACCCCAGTGGCCGAGATCAGTCAGCGGTTTGGAACTAGCCAACCAACGATCTATCGCGTCATAATGGACCACCGCTTGGGTAGAGCCCCCAGGGATCGGATTGCTCCAGAGGAAGAATGA
- a CDS encoding recombinase family protein, with product MFIRAYLRASTSEQDASRAKSALDVFAAKHGLRIAARYVENESGAKLHRPELFRLLSDCEPGDVLLVEQVDRLSRLTSPDWIKLRNLIDAKQVRVVALDLPTSWILTAPTDEFTGRMFAAVNAMMLDVLAAVARKDYEDRRRRQAEGTAKAKAAGLYKGRPENKTRNAAISSLLRDGRSWRDIMDATGCSRTLLAKIARDRRRQAEADAAMSNAQP from the coding sequence ATGTTCATTCGAGCCTATCTGCGCGCTTCTACCTCCGAACAGGATGCGTCGCGCGCGAAGAGCGCCCTCGACGTGTTTGCGGCCAAGCACGGGCTTCGGATTGCGGCCCGCTATGTCGAAAACGAAAGTGGAGCCAAGCTTCACCGGCCAGAGCTGTTCCGCCTGCTGTCAGATTGCGAGCCGGGAGACGTGCTCCTGGTCGAGCAGGTTGATCGGCTTTCCCGCCTCACCTCACCCGACTGGATCAAGCTGCGTAATCTAATCGACGCCAAGCAGGTCCGGGTTGTTGCACTCGACCTGCCGACGTCGTGGATCCTGACGGCACCGACGGATGAGTTCACCGGCCGAATGTTCGCAGCGGTCAACGCCATGATGTTGGACGTACTCGCCGCGGTTGCCCGTAAGGACTATGAGGATCGCCGTCGTCGACAAGCCGAAGGCACTGCAAAAGCCAAGGCAGCGGGCCTTTATAAGGGGCGTCCCGAGAACAAGACCCGCAACGCTGCGATCTCGAGCCTTCTTCGCGATGGCCGAAGCTGGCGCGATATAATGGATGCGACTGGGTGCAGTCGAACGCTGCTCGCCAAGATTGCTCGTGATCGCCGTCGACAGGCAGAGGCTGATGCAGCAATGTCAAACGCGCAACCCTAA
- a CDS encoding AbrB/MazE/SpoVT family DNA-binding domain-containing protein: MTLQINITPNGRMSLPADVRKRLGLTGGGAVYLDETEDGVVLRTASQAVARAQALAEQYTGGNPDASVDAFLNRRREDSGE; the protein is encoded by the coding sequence ATGACGCTACAGATCAACATAACGCCAAACGGGCGCATGAGCCTGCCCGCTGACGTTCGCAAGCGGTTGGGCCTGACGGGTGGCGGTGCGGTATATCTCGACGAAACCGAAGATGGCGTTGTTCTGCGAACCGCCAGCCAAGCGGTGGCAAGGGCGCAGGCGCTGGCCGAGCAATATACCGGCGGTAATCCCGACGCCTCTGTTGACGCATTCCTCAATCGGCGTCGCGAAGATAGCGGCGAATGA
- a CDS encoding type II toxin-antitoxin system VapC family toxin, producing MSVVLDASALIAMIKGEKGSTKVAAGIAGARVSSVNYAEVVTHFIHTGMPEREVDAMLDPLPLTVVPADKALAKIAGRLRAATAEAGLSLGDRFCLALARRDGLPAWTSDQNWKKIADAVEVKVVTIR from the coding sequence ATGAGCGTGGTTCTCGACGCCTCGGCTCTCATCGCAATGATCAAGGGTGAAAAGGGATCTACCAAGGTTGCAGCCGGTATCGCCGGTGCGCGAGTGAGCAGCGTGAACTACGCTGAGGTGGTGACCCACTTCATTCATACCGGAATGCCCGAGCGAGAAGTTGATGCCATGCTTGATCCGCTGCCACTGACGGTAGTGCCGGCCGACAAGGCCTTGGCGAAAATCGCCGGGCGGCTGCGCGCCGCGACGGCCGAGGCGGGCCTTAGCCTTGGAGATCGCTTTTGTCTGGCTCTAGCCCGACGGGATGGATTGCCCGCTTGGACAAGCGACCAGAACTGGAAGAAGATCGCGGATGCAGTCGAGGTCAAGGTCGTGACGATCCGCTAG
- a CDS encoding sulfite exporter TauE/SafE family protein: MLLFLSAAIPFSMLGALSFASLPTALVARIVGVAILLFVILKATGMIAFKPSRRVLVIGGGVTGLLSGLVGSAGPLGAAVFLSLGLPPLAYVASDAVASIVMHSSKTIVYGATIDLGPTFWPLAIAMGLAMIVGTWAGCLLIKRLPVERFRQLVMVLLALIATEMIVMG, from the coding sequence GTGTTGCTGTTCCTCTCCGCTGCCATACCGTTCTCGATGCTGGGCGCATTGTCGTTCGCGTCGCTACCGACGGCGCTCGTTGCGCGGATCGTGGGCGTGGCGATCCTGCTGTTCGTCATCCTGAAGGCCACGGGCATGATCGCGTTTAAACCCTCGCGCCGCGTGCTGGTGATCGGGGGCGGTGTGACCGGCCTGTTGTCCGGGCTAGTCGGGAGCGCCGGGCCGCTCGGCGCAGCGGTGTTCCTGAGCCTCGGTTTGCCACCGCTTGCCTATGTCGCGAGTGACGCGGTCGCCTCGATCGTGATGCACAGTTCCAAGACAATTGTTTACGGCGCGACGATCGACCTTGGACCAACCTTCTGGCCGCTGGCGATCGCGATGGGGCTGGCGATGATCGTTGGCACCTGGGCGGGGTGCTTGCTCATCAAGCGTCTGCCCGTTGAGCGCTTCCGCCAGCTCGTCATGGTCCTGCTCGCGCTGATCGCGACCGAGATGATCGTCATGGGTTAG
- a CDS encoding enhanced serine sensitivity protein SseB C-terminal domain-containing protein — protein sequence MGCQAALSRANPDGIINAVAQHTHYGFSNHGQIRENGSEAADPHLTICVELVGERDQLDRFCRRHGDLLGDKVIVYKQLEHWSVMPRFDR from the coding sequence GTGGGCTGCCAAGCCGCTCTATCGCGAGCTAATCCAGACGGCATCATCAATGCCGTCGCGCAACACACGCACTATGGGTTCAGCAACCACGGCCAGATCCGCGAGAACGGATCGGAGGCGGCCGATCCCCATCTGACGATCTGCGTCGAACTCGTCGGCGAACGCGACCAGCTCGACCGGTTCTGCCGGCGACATGGCGACCTGCTCGGCGACAAGGTGATCGTCTACAAGCAGCTGGAACACTGGTCGGTCATGCCGCGGTTCGACCGATGA
- a CDS encoding voltage-gated chloride channel family protein, with translation MRATFRNLYDQFNMAAFIRDRRTHAMSVLRWALILVPMAAMVGTLCAAFLWSLDAVTRLRFAFPWLLYLLPIGGFVVGLLYHLTGRSVEGGNNLIVEQIHEPGGGVPLRMAPLIFFGTVVTHLFGGSAGREGTAVQLGGSLASGFGRALKLDADGTRILLMGGIAAGFGAVFGTPIAGAVFALEVLAIGRVEYRALVPCLVAALVGDWTCLAWGIHHGVYRIDALVPVDALLVTKAGVAGVAFGLVGLAFAEANHTLGGWLKRIVSYGPLRPAIGGIAVIALVYLFGTRDYLGLGTLAATPDSLTIASFFGPDTHPWSWAIKLLFTVVTLSAGFKGGEVTPLFFIGAALGNALAPMFGVPTSVFAALGFVALFAGAANTPLACTFMGIELFGAAYAVPIAVACFVAYLCSGHNGIYLSQRVAVPKVPATGLTPNATLREARAHRASRSPRS, from the coding sequence GTGCGCGCGACATTTCGCAATCTCTACGACCAGTTCAACATGGCAGCGTTCATTCGCGATCGCCGCACCCATGCCATGTCGGTGCTGCGATGGGCCTTGATCCTGGTCCCGATGGCCGCAATGGTGGGAACGCTCTGCGCGGCTTTCTTGTGGAGCCTCGATGCCGTGACCCGGCTTCGCTTTGCCTTTCCCTGGCTGCTCTACCTGCTGCCGATCGGCGGGTTCGTGGTCGGACTGCTTTACCATCTGACCGGCCGCTCGGTGGAGGGCGGCAACAACCTTATTGTCGAGCAGATCCACGAACCGGGCGGGGGGGTGCCACTGCGGATGGCACCGCTGATCTTCTTCGGCACGGTGGTGACCCATCTGTTTGGCGGTTCGGCCGGGCGCGAAGGCACCGCCGTCCAGTTGGGCGGCAGTCTCGCCAGCGGTTTCGGTCGCGCGCTCAAGCTCGATGCTGACGGCACCCGCATCCTGCTGATGGGGGGCATTGCGGCCGGGTTCGGCGCGGTGTTCGGCACGCCCATCGCAGGGGCGGTGTTCGCACTGGAGGTGTTGGCGATCGGGCGTGTCGAATATCGCGCGCTGGTGCCGTGCCTGGTCGCGGCACTGGTCGGCGACTGGACGTGCCTTGCCTGGGGCATCCATCACGGCGTCTACCGGATCGATGCGCTGGTGCCGGTCGATGCGCTGCTCGTCACCAAGGCGGGCGTCGCCGGGGTTGCGTTCGGGCTGGTCGGTCTCGCCTTCGCCGAAGCCAATCACACGCTCGGCGGGTGGCTCAAGCGCATCGTCTCCTATGGCCCGTTACGCCCCGCCATTGGCGGCATCGCGGTCATCGCGCTCGTCTACCTGTTCGGAACGCGCGACTATCTCGGACTCGGCACGTTGGCAGCGACGCCCGACAGCCTCACCATCGCCAGCTTCTTCGGACCGGACACGCATCCGTGGAGCTGGGCGATCAAGCTGCTGTTCACCGTCGTCACGCTCAGCGCCGGCTTCAAGGGTGGCGAGGTGACACCGCTGTTCTTCATCGGCGCGGCGCTCGGCAACGCACTCGCCCCCATGTTCGGCGTGCCCACCAGCGTATTCGCCGCGCTCGGCTTCGTCGCGCTGTTCGCGGGCGCGGCCAACACCCCGCTCGCCTGCACCTTCATGGGCATCGAACTGTTCGGCGCTGCCTATGCGGTGCCGATCGCGGTGGCCTGCTTCGTCGCCTACCTCTGCTCCGGTCATAACGGCATCTACCTGTCGCAGCGCGTCGCGGTGCCGAAGGTGCCGGCGACCGGCCTCACCCCGAACGCGACGCTTCGCGAGGCGCGGGCACACCGCGCCTCGCGAAGCCCACGCTCCTGA
- a CDS encoding DUF305 domain-containing protein — MLGLTASAMLTGAVAAAPADGYASMVSAAMDRMMAGMMVKPSGDVDRDFVAMMLPHHQGAIDMAVAELRYGHNEQLKRIAQEIIIDQQQEIAAMKLAIGQPLPPSTPAPTQGGDYHSHMEH; from the coding sequence ATGCTGGGTCTGACTGCTTCGGCCATGCTCACCGGCGCAGTCGCGGCCGCCCCCGCCGATGGCTACGCCAGCATGGTATCTGCCGCGATGGACCGGATGATGGCGGGCATGATGGTCAAGCCGTCCGGCGACGTCGACCGCGACTTCGTCGCAATGATGCTTCCGCATCACCAGGGCGCCATTGATATGGCGGTGGCAGAGCTGCGCTACGGTCATAACGAGCAGCTCAAGCGCATTGCGCAGGAGATCATCATCGATCAGCAGCAGGAGATCGCCGCCATGAAGTTGGCGATTGGTCAGCCGCTACCCCCTTCGACGCCAGCCCCGACGCAGGGCGGCGACTACCACAGCCATATGGAGCACTGA
- a CDS encoding YncE family protein: MIRTFLRSAALLMSAAPGIAMAQQAPWNAKDVPVSHRDRVYASEQFSNTVSVTDPADNRLLGVIKLGDPQPMNFSPLYKGQVLVHGLGFSPDGKTLAVVSIGSNAVSWIDTATNTVKHTTYVGRSPHEAFFTPDGKEVWVTVRGEDYIAVLDPKTYKETGRIKTPGGPGMTIFSPDGRYGYVCSSFNPVLAVFDVSTHAQVGQVAQPSPFCPNIAATPDGKQVWFTLKDIGKTVAFDAKPPFAILKVLDTGPITNHVNFARTVRGQFAYVTVGGENAVKVFRTSDFALVATIPVGKMPHGVWPSGDGRRIYVGLENADELAAIDTAGNKVVATVPVGQAPQAIAYVPNAIPTGLGTDNLQPLGTAGKAVHLNMGPVRGNGAASSITLFDQGIIQVVQSAVTGLQPKKPYMLVLTANADGSGAVEPLANFMSNPAGAAIVNASGPIRQIVQGSTAAPRRFLAVAEVVNGAPGRIVQVQRD; this comes from the coding sequence ATGATCCGGACCTTCCTGCGCTCGGCCGCCTTGCTGATGAGCGCCGCACCGGGCATTGCCATGGCCCAGCAGGCGCCGTGGAACGCCAAGGACGTGCCTGTCAGCCACCGCGACCGCGTCTATGCATCCGAACAATTCTCCAACACGGTGTCGGTGACGGACCCGGCCGACAACAGGTTGCTCGGCGTCATCAAGCTCGGCGATCCGCAGCCGATGAATTTTTCCCCGCTCTACAAGGGGCAGGTGCTGGTTCACGGCCTCGGCTTCTCGCCGGACGGGAAAACACTGGCGGTCGTGTCGATCGGATCCAACGCCGTGTCGTGGATCGACACCGCCACCAACACCGTCAAGCACACGACCTATGTCGGGCGCAGCCCGCATGAGGCGTTCTTCACGCCGGACGGCAAGGAGGTGTGGGTTACGGTACGCGGCGAGGATTACATCGCCGTGCTCGACCCCAAGACGTACAAGGAGACCGGTCGCATCAAGACGCCCGGTGGTCCGGGCATGACGATCTTCTCTCCCGATGGCCGATACGGCTATGTCTGTTCCTCGTTCAATCCGGTGCTGGCCGTGTTCGATGTCTCGACCCACGCGCAGGTCGGACAGGTGGCGCAGCCGAGTCCGTTCTGTCCCAACATCGCCGCGACGCCGGACGGCAAGCAGGTGTGGTTCACGCTGAAGGACATCGGCAAGACGGTCGCATTCGATGCCAAGCCGCCTTTCGCGATCCTCAAGGTGCTGGATACCGGACCGATCACCAATCACGTCAACTTCGCCCGCACGGTCAGGGGACAGTTCGCCTATGTCACGGTAGGCGGGGAAAACGCGGTGAAGGTGTTCCGCACGTCCGACTTCGCGCTTGTCGCCACCATCCCGGTCGGCAAGATGCCGCACGGTGTCTGGCCATCGGGCGACGGCCGGCGCATCTATGTCGGGCTGGAGAATGCTGATGAACTTGCCGCGATCGACACCGCCGGCAACAAGGTCGTTGCCACCGTGCCGGTCGGACAGGCACCGCAGGCGATCGCCTATGTGCCGAACGCTATTCCGACAGGCCTCGGCACCGACAATCTTCAACCGCTCGGTACGGCAGGCAAGGCGGTGCATCTGAACATGGGGCCGGTTCGCGGCAATGGTGCTGCAAGCAGCATTACCCTCTTCGACCAGGGCATCATTCAGGTCGTGCAGAGTGCCGTTACCGGTTTGCAGCCCAAGAAGCCTTACATGCTCGTGCTCACCGCCAACGCGGACGGCAGCGGTGCGGTAGAGCCGCTTGCGAACTTCATGAGCAATCCGGCAGGTGCGGCGATCGTCAACGCGTCGGGTCCGATCCGGCAGATCGTTCAAGGCAGCACCGCGGCACCCCGGCGTTTTCTGGCGGTCGCCGAGGTGGTGAACGGCGCTCCGGGCCGCATCGTGCAGGTGCAGCGCGACTGA
- a CDS encoding RNA polymerase sigma factor, translated as MDPLAAAIEPLIPGLRRYARSWLRDPAMADDVVQDCLERAVGRWRQRRGAEVRPWVYAILHNLLVDHQRQHSRRGTAVPLHLVDDAALGRPADQDVGLHHRDLLRALDALPEEQRTVLLLISVEGLSYGEVAAVVGVPLGTVMSRISRARDRLATLLREGERPRLRSIR; from the coding sequence ATGGACCCGCTTGCCGCCGCGATCGAGCCACTGATCCCCGGTCTGCGCCGCTATGCCCGGTCGTGGTTGCGCGATCCGGCGATGGCGGATGACGTGGTGCAGGATTGCCTTGAGCGCGCGGTCGGGCGCTGGCGCCAGCGACGGGGTGCGGAGGTTCGCCCATGGGTCTACGCGATCCTGCACAATCTGTTGGTCGACCATCAGCGGCAGCACAGTCGGCGAGGTACGGCGGTTCCGCTCCACCTCGTCGACGACGCTGCGCTCGGCCGCCCGGCCGATCAGGACGTAGGCCTGCACCACCGAGACCTGTTGCGCGCACTTGATGCGTTGCCCGAGGAGCAGCGGACGGTGCTGCTCCTCATTTCCGTCGAAGGTCTGTCATATGGGGAAGTCGCTGCCGTCGTCGGCGTGCCGCTGGGAACGGTGATGTCGCGCATATCGCGGGCGCGCGACCGTCTGGCGACGCTCCTCCGCGAGGGTGAACGGCCACGATTAAGGAGTATTCGATGA
- a CDS encoding anti-sigma factor has protein sequence MTSPIGEDDLAAWIDGRLSPERQRLVDAYLEGQPDVHARLREQAEQARALASLFAPIAEEPIPATMRVAAIRGRQRQPPWQLAIAASLLLAVGFGGGWSSARWSGEPHAGIAALANEASDNFRVYAADRIRPAEIGPDQRAMLIRWTSSRLGERVTIPDLSTAGYRYGGGRLVATPHGPAALLLYDGPQASKLAVLTRPMQIDKSASMTSTSSGTMGRVTWAVDGIGYSVVGERPAAELHPIANEVQRQADAALVS, from the coding sequence ATGACCAGCCCGATCGGAGAGGACGATCTGGCCGCGTGGATCGATGGAAGGCTGTCGCCCGAGCGGCAGCGTCTGGTCGACGCTTACCTTGAAGGCCAGCCGGACGTGCATGCCCGTTTGCGGGAGCAGGCGGAGCAGGCGCGAGCCCTTGCGTCCCTGTTCGCTCCCATCGCGGAGGAACCGATCCCGGCGACGATGCGCGTCGCAGCCATCAGGGGACGGCAACGCCAACCGCCTTGGCAACTCGCCATCGCCGCGTCGCTTCTGCTGGCGGTCGGATTTGGCGGTGGTTGGTCGAGCGCGCGGTGGAGCGGCGAACCCCACGCGGGCATCGCGGCGCTGGCCAATGAGGCGAGCGACAATTTCCGTGTCTATGCCGCCGACCGGATTCGACCGGCGGAAATCGGCCCCGACCAGCGCGCCATGCTGATCCGATGGACCTCCAGCCGATTGGGTGAGCGCGTGACCATCCCGGACCTCAGCACAGCGGGTTACCGCTATGGCGGGGGGCGATTGGTCGCGACGCCCCACGGCCCTGCAGCGCTGCTCCTCTATGATGGACCGCAAGCGTCGAAGCTTGCGGTGCTGACGAGGCCCATGCAAATCGACAAGAGCGCAAGCATGACCAGCACGTCCAGCGGGACCATGGGCCGGGTCACATGGGCGGTCGACGGGATCGGCTATAGTGTGGTGGGGGAGCGCCCCGCTGCCGAGCTGCATCCGATCGCCAACGAGGTCCAGCGCCAGGCCGATGCGGCGCTTGTGTCCTGA
- a CDS encoding MgtC/SapB family protein, whose amino-acid sequence MIEASAAPDLGFWIDAIGRLVVATAAGMVLGWERSRENRQIMGLRTLGLVGLASCIAVQAIVHSGLPNVNADAAGRAMQGILSGVGFIGAGAVLRVGQGQEVHGLATAACIWVTATIGAAAGLAVWPLIIGGLSLAMLVLFVGAPLERRIRERARLTPAEADRNDAARKP is encoded by the coding sequence ATGATCGAAGCGTCAGCGGCACCGGATCTCGGCTTTTGGATCGATGCGATCGGGCGGCTGGTGGTGGCGACCGCGGCTGGGATGGTGCTCGGCTGGGAACGCTCGCGCGAGAACCGGCAGATCATGGGCTTGCGGACGCTGGGCCTCGTCGGTCTGGCGAGCTGCATCGCCGTGCAGGCGATCGTACACAGTGGCTTGCCGAATGTGAACGCCGATGCCGCAGGACGGGCGATGCAGGGCATTCTGTCCGGCGTCGGCTTCATCGGTGCCGGCGCTGTGCTGCGGGTCGGCCAGGGTCAGGAAGTGCATGGATTGGCGACTGCCGCATGCATCTGGGTAACAGCCACGATCGGCGCGGCAGCAGGGTTGGCGGTGTGGCCGCTCATCATCGGCGGGTTGAGCCTTGCGATGCTCGTACTGTTCGTCGGCGCTCCACTCGAACGTCGCATTCGCGAACGGGCCAGGCTGACTCCGGCAGAGGCCGACCGGAACGATGCCGCGCGCAAGCCGTGA